In Harpia harpyja isolate bHarHar1 chromosome 12, bHarHar1 primary haplotype, whole genome shotgun sequence, a single window of DNA contains:
- the RILP gene encoding rab-interacting lysosomal protein isoform X1: MAEPWRGAEPLWRTPPERLAPPHIYRMAGALGAELRRLSGRFGPEAVAGLVPPVVRLLELLEALVAPVGTEGEAPAQPGGRQDAENPEQRLWEAEHRERALHSRLARLEEQNRQLLGQLAESQSQEDSTARKEREVMLRLKEVVDKQRDELRAQAHEIVCKSRDTEAEQLHRFMAMNEDLRHKVAVVQAQLKSALEKKSDLEAAMLQTQRETTRRSRTSEIQRPKPSLEGAPSPAEEPQHQDAGKSPAHCCFSKEELQQILQERNELKTNLFLVQEELAYYQRELLNEERVPSFFLDAMKSTIKRQRKKIRAKMLGTTEESASSDEDEGSWFPARGTDCVGAQPPDSKIRSFFGLWYQGSSKDPSTSSCSGAWEIIDSLDTQLELEGESEPAAGSPDRAVQPL, encoded by the exons atgGCGGAGCCGTGGCGGGGAGCGGAGCCGCTGTGGCGGACGCCGCCGGAGCGCCTGGCCCCGCCGCACATTTACCGCATGGCGGGGGCGTTGGGGGCCGAGCTGCGCCGACTTTCCGGCCGCTTCGGGCCCGAGGCCGTGGCCGGGTTGGTGCCGCCCGTCGTgcggctgctggagctgctggaggcgCTGGTGGCCCCGGTGGGAACCGAGGGGGAGGCGCCGGCACAGCCGGGCGGGCGGCAGGACGCGGAG AACCCGGAGCAGAGGCTGTGGGAGGCCGAGCACCGGGAGCGAGCCCTGCACAGCCGCCTGGCCCGCCTGGAGGAGCAGAACCGGCAGCTCCTGGGACAGCTTGCGGAGAGCCAGTCCCAGGAAG ACAGCACGGCGCGGAAGGAGCGGGAGGTGATGCTGCGGCTGAAGGAGGTGGTGGACAAGCAGAGGGATGAGCTTCGTGCCCAGGCCCACGAGATCGTCTGCAAGAGCCGAGACACGGAGGCG gagcaACTGCATCGCTTCATGGCCATGAACGAGGACCTGCGTCACAAGGTGGCCGTGGTGCAGGCTCAGCTCAAGAGCGCGCTGGAGAAGAAGTCGGACCTGGAGGCCGCGATGCTGCAAACCCAGAGGGAAACGACCAGGAGGAGCAGGACCAGTGAGATCCAGCGGCCAAAGCCCAGCCTG GAAGGAGCACCGTCGCCCGCGGAGGAGCCGCAGCACCAGGATGCGGGCAAGAGCCCTgctcactgctgcttctccaaGGAAGAGTTGCAGCAGATCCTGCAAGAGCGGAACGAGCTCAAGACCAACCTGTTCCTGGTGCAGGAGGAGCTGGCCTATTACCAGCG ggagctgctgaatGAAGAGAGAGTTCCCAGCTTCTTCTTGGATGCAATGAAGTCGACTatcaaaagacagagaaaaaaaatcagagccaaAATGCTGGGAACGACGGAGGAGTCGGCGAGCAG TGATGAAGATGAGGGCTCCTGGTTCCCAGCCCGCGGCACAGACTGTGTGGGTGCTCAGCCTCCTGATTCCAAAATTAGGAGCTT TTTTGGGCTGTGGTATCAGGGCAGCAGCAAAGACCCCTCCACATCCAGCTGCTCCGGAGCCTGGGAAATCATCGACTCGCTGGACacgcagctggagctggagggagAGAGCGAGCCGGCGGCTGGCTCCCCCGACAGAGCTGTGCAGCCCCTCTGA
- the RILP gene encoding rab-interacting lysosomal protein isoform X3 — translation MAEPWRGAEPLWRTPPERLAPPHIYRMAGALGAELRRLSGRFGPEAVAGLVPPVVRLLELLEALVAPVGTEGEAPAQPGGRQDAENPEQRLWEAEHRERALHSRLARLEEQNRQLLGQLAESQSQEDSTARKEREVMLRLKEVVDKQRDELRAQAHEIVCKSRDTEALQEQLHRFMAMNEDLRHKVAVVQAQLKSALEKKSDLEAAMLQTQRETTRRSRTSEIQRPKPSLEGAPSPAEEPQHQDAGKSPAHCCFSKEELQQILQERNELKTNLFLVQEELAYYQRELLNEERVPSFFLDAMKSTIKRQRKKIRAKMLGTTEESASSDEDEGSWFPARGTDCVGAQPPDSKIRSFFGLWYQGSSKDPSTSSCSGAWEIIDSLDTQLELEGESEPAAGSPDRAVQPL, via the exons atgGCGGAGCCGTGGCGGGGAGCGGAGCCGCTGTGGCGGACGCCGCCGGAGCGCCTGGCCCCGCCGCACATTTACCGCATGGCGGGGGCGTTGGGGGCCGAGCTGCGCCGACTTTCCGGCCGCTTCGGGCCCGAGGCCGTGGCCGGGTTGGTGCCGCCCGTCGTgcggctgctggagctgctggaggcgCTGGTGGCCCCGGTGGGAACCGAGGGGGAGGCGCCGGCACAGCCGGGCGGGCGGCAGGACGCGGAG AACCCGGAGCAGAGGCTGTGGGAGGCCGAGCACCGGGAGCGAGCCCTGCACAGCCGCCTGGCCCGCCTGGAGGAGCAGAACCGGCAGCTCCTGGGACAGCTTGCGGAGAGCCAGTCCCAGGAAG ACAGCACGGCGCGGAAGGAGCGGGAGGTGATGCTGCGGCTGAAGGAGGTGGTGGACAAGCAGAGGGATGAGCTTCGTGCCCAGGCCCACGAGATCGTCTGCAAGAGCCGAGACACGGAGGCG ctgcaggagcaACTGCATCGCTTCATGGCCATGAACGAGGACCTGCGTCACAAGGTGGCCGTGGTGCAGGCTCAGCTCAAGAGCGCGCTGGAGAAGAAGTCGGACCTGGAGGCCGCGATGCTGCAAACCCAGAGGGAAACGACCAGGAGGAGCAGGACCAGTGAGATCCAGCGGCCAAAGCCCAGCCTG GAAGGAGCACCGTCGCCCGCGGAGGAGCCGCAGCACCAGGATGCGGGCAAGAGCCCTgctcactgctgcttctccaaGGAAGAGTTGCAGCAGATCCTGCAAGAGCGGAACGAGCTCAAGACCAACCTGTTCCTGGTGCAGGAGGAGCTGGCCTATTACCAGCG ggagctgctgaatGAAGAGAGAGTTCCCAGCTTCTTCTTGGATGCAATGAAGTCGACTatcaaaagacagagaaaaaaaatcagagccaaAATGCTGGGAACGACGGAGGAGTCGGCGAGCAG TGATGAAGATGAGGGCTCCTGGTTCCCAGCCCGCGGCACAGACTGTGTGGGTGCTCAGCCTCCTGATTCCAAAATTAGGAGCTT TTTTGGGCTGTGGTATCAGGGCAGCAGCAAAGACCCCTCCACATCCAGCTGCTCCGGAGCCTGGGAAATCATCGACTCGCTGGACacgcagctggagctggagggagAGAGCGAGCCGGCGGCTGGCTCCCCCGACAGAGCTGTGCAGCCCCTCTGA
- the RILP gene encoding rab-interacting lysosomal protein isoform X2: MAEPWRGAEPLWRTPPERLAPPHIYRMAGALGAELRRLSGRFGPEAVAGLVPPVVRLLELLEALVAPVGTEGEAPAQPGGRQDAENPEQRLWEAEHRERALHSRLARLEEQNRQLLGQLAESQSQEDSTARKEREVMLRLKEVVDKQRDELRAQAHEIVCKSRDTEALQEQLHRFMAMNEDLRHKVAVVQAQLKSALEKKSDLEAAMLQTQRETTRRSRTSEIQRPKPSLEGAPSPAEEPQHQDAGKSPAHCCFSKEELQQILQERNELKTNLFLVQEELAYYQRELLNEERVPSFFLDAMKSTIKRQRKKIRAKMLGTTEESASRDQRFHVCS; this comes from the exons atgGCGGAGCCGTGGCGGGGAGCGGAGCCGCTGTGGCGGACGCCGCCGGAGCGCCTGGCCCCGCCGCACATTTACCGCATGGCGGGGGCGTTGGGGGCCGAGCTGCGCCGACTTTCCGGCCGCTTCGGGCCCGAGGCCGTGGCCGGGTTGGTGCCGCCCGTCGTgcggctgctggagctgctggaggcgCTGGTGGCCCCGGTGGGAACCGAGGGGGAGGCGCCGGCACAGCCGGGCGGGCGGCAGGACGCGGAG AACCCGGAGCAGAGGCTGTGGGAGGCCGAGCACCGGGAGCGAGCCCTGCACAGCCGCCTGGCCCGCCTGGAGGAGCAGAACCGGCAGCTCCTGGGACAGCTTGCGGAGAGCCAGTCCCAGGAAG ACAGCACGGCGCGGAAGGAGCGGGAGGTGATGCTGCGGCTGAAGGAGGTGGTGGACAAGCAGAGGGATGAGCTTCGTGCCCAGGCCCACGAGATCGTCTGCAAGAGCCGAGACACGGAGGCG ctgcaggagcaACTGCATCGCTTCATGGCCATGAACGAGGACCTGCGTCACAAGGTGGCCGTGGTGCAGGCTCAGCTCAAGAGCGCGCTGGAGAAGAAGTCGGACCTGGAGGCCGCGATGCTGCAAACCCAGAGGGAAACGACCAGGAGGAGCAGGACCAGTGAGATCCAGCGGCCAAAGCCCAGCCTG GAAGGAGCACCGTCGCCCGCGGAGGAGCCGCAGCACCAGGATGCGGGCAAGAGCCCTgctcactgctgcttctccaaGGAAGAGTTGCAGCAGATCCTGCAAGAGCGGAACGAGCTCAAGACCAACCTGTTCCTGGTGCAGGAGGAGCTGGCCTATTACCAGCG ggagctgctgaatGAAGAGAGAGTTCCCAGCTTCTTCTTGGATGCAATGAAGTCGACTatcaaaagacagagaaaaaaaatcagagccaaAATGCTGGGAACGACGGAGGAGTCGGCGAGCAG agATCAAAGGTTTCATGTCTGCAGTTGA
- the SCARF1 gene encoding scavenger receptor class F member 1, protein MGSARPILCLQLWLWVQSSAQELDPDGRNVCRLPAGPVCCPGWKQEGRECTAALCEGEDACGTDEVCVRPGVCLCKPGFFGADCSSRCPERYWGPDCKRSCPCHPNGRCDPASGHCTCDPNHWGGLCQFPCQCGPHGRCDPLTGACRCEPGWWAPTCKKQCQCNPASSHCDPLTGHCRCLLGWWGRRCSFKCSCNLSPCAQETGKCECKAGFWGPACQRRCDCLHGSCSPLSGHCSCNPGYQGRSCRDPCPAGKYGFQCVHSCGSCKRSQPCSPVDGFCLACQPGWNGTLCKEPCAPGFHGEGCLQLCPRCRRGEVCDPETGSCPHCEPGWMGPSCNSSCPAGTFGDGCQLLCPECVAGSCDPVSGVCICQAGYWGASCNDTCPEGYYGVNCSSPCQCSRGTCHPVRGDCVLSFKDHGALAAAILVPLLLLLLCIACCCCGASPADARDRAAVPDDDVVARMKHHVRGVLANLSAMMPCFSLGGYKLPKVTVSHHDAEIPFNPSFIEPPSAAWVSDSSFSSSFDTDNEGPEYSVPPREGIQLLGGAELQDGASPPGEVLPDPSAFDSEDVSQPFAIPRTSSIARAKRPSVSFAEGTKFGAAETPSPGRKPKTTWGPSKLSPPPGDAAAETPAERPASDCYESPEPLGKGEESHRPSPRATPGGRRRVVSGTRHVAQRVEALEAAAKSGSWEAKGKEPNVTTIYMMVGTAGQDSKAEGGGEGPVQAVLKRLGSLQKGKWAAKEESKVRRSVEAIQKPPRRALAQWRDSVNSCKQRESVAGAPVEPSSSKHQHLPGKRQSFLLVSPSPKSTGAQDGASDAVGATERGKSPELVLSIETKGQAAPEEEPKYENVISGGADLSTGSAKELLAAPAAT, encoded by the exons ATGGGGAGCGCCCGGCCCATTCTCTGCCTCCAGTTGTGGCTGTGGGTGcagagctctgcccaggagcTCGACCCTGATGGCAGGAACGTCTGCAG GCTCCCCGCCGGCCCGGTGTGCTGCCCCGGCTGGAAGCAGGAAGGGCGGGAGTGCACGGCCG CGCTGTGCGAGGGGGAGGACGCCTGCGGGACGGACGAAGTCTGCGTGAGACCCGGAGTTTGCCTCTGTAAACCCGGCTTCTTCGGCGCAGACTGCAGTTCCC GCTGCCCCGAGCGGTACTGGGGTCCCGACTGCAAGCGGAGCTGCCCGTGCCACCCCAACGGGCGCTGCGACCCAGCGAGCGGGCACTGCACCTGTGACCCCAACCACTGGGGAGGGCTCTGCCAGTTCCCCTGCCAGTGCGGTCCCCACGGCCGCTGCGACCCCCTCACCGGCGCCTGCCGTTGCGAGCCGGGCTGGTGGGCGCCCACCTGCAAGAAGCAATGTCAGTGCAACCCCGCCAGCTCCCACTGCGACCCGCTCACCGGCCACTGCCGCTGCCTgctgggctggtggggcaggaggtGCAGCTTCAAATGCTCCTGCAACCTCTCGCCCTGCGCCCAGGAGACGGGCAAGTGCGAATGcaaggctgggttttgggggCCGGCATGCCAGCGACGCTGTGATTGCTTGCACGGTTCCTGCAGCCCCCTCAGCGGGCACTGCAGCTGCAATCCTGGCTaccagggcaggagctgccgggACCCCTGTCCGGCAGGGAAATACGGGTTTCAGTGTGTGCACAG CTGCGGGAGCTGCAAGCGCAGCCAGCCCTGCTCGCCCGTGGACGGCTTCTGCCTGGCCTGCCAGCCCGGCTGGAATGGGACCCTCTGCAAGGAACCCTGCGCGCCCGGCTTCCACGGCGAGGGCTGCCTCCAGCTGTGTCCCCGCTGCCGGCGTGGGGAGGTCTGCGACCCGGAGACGGGGTCCTGCCCGCACTGTGAGCCTGGCTGGATGGGACCCAG CTGCAACAGCTCCTGCCCCGCAGGCACTTTCGGCGATGGATGCCAGCTCCTCTGCCCCGAGTGTGTTGCGGGGAGCTGCGACCCCGTGTCAGGAGTTTGTATCTGCCAAGCAGGCTACTGGGGAGCCAG ctgcaATGACACCTGCCCGGAAGGATATTATGGCGTGAACTGTTCCTCGCCCTGCCAGTGCTCCCGGGGGACCTGCCACCCTGTGCGGGGTGACTGCGTGTTGA GTTTTAAGGACCACGGGGCCCTCGCAGCCGCCATCCTTgtccctctcctgctgctgctgctctgcatcgCCTGCTGTTGCTGTGGAGCCAGCCCAGCAGATGCTAGAGAcag GGCGGCCGTGCCGGATGATGACGTGGTGGCCAGGATGAAGCACCACGTGCGGGGGGTGCTGGCGAACCTCAGCGCTATGATGCCCTGCTTTTCCCTGGGCGGCTACAAACTTCCCAAAGTCACAG TTTCCCACCACGACGCAGAAATCCCCTTCAACCCCAGCTTTATCGAGCCGCCATCAGCTGCGTGGGTTTCAGAcagctccttctcttcctccttcgaCACCGACAACGAGGGACCCGAGTACTCTGTCCCTCCCAGAGAAG GCAtccagctgctggggggggccgAGCTGCAGGATGGGGCGTCCCCCCCTGGCGAGGTGCTCCCAGACCCATCTGCCTTCGACTCCGAGGACGTCTCGCAGCCCTTTGCCATCCCTCGCACCTCCAGCATCGCCAGGGCTAAGCGGCCCTCCGTGTCCTTTGCCGAGGGGACGAAATTTGGGGCGGCGGAGACCCCCAGCCCTGGGCGGAAGCCCAAGACCACGTGGGGACCATCCAAGCTGTCCCCACCGCCGGGGGACGCAGCAGCCGAGACCCCCGCTGAACGACCAGCCAGCGATTGCTACGAGAGCCCCGAGCCCCTCGGCAAGGGGGAGGAAAGCCACCGGCCATCCCCCCGGGCTACCCCGGGGGGACGCCGGCGGGTGGTCTCTGGCACCAGGCATGTGGCTCAGAGAGTGGAGGCGCTTGAAGCGGCTGCAAAATCCGGCAGCTGGGAGGCGAAGGGGAAGGAGCCCAACGTCACCACCATCTACATGATGGTGGGAACGGCCGGGCAGGACTCCAAGGCGGAGGGGGGTGGCGAGGGACCGGTCCAGGCTGTGCTCAAGCGGCTGGGCAGCTTGCAGAAGGGCAAGTGGGCTGCAAAGGAGGAGTCCAAGGTGAGGAGGAGCGTGGAAGCCATCCAGAAACCACCCCGCCGGGCCCTGGCGCAGTGGAGAGACTCGGTGAATAGCTGCAAGCAGAGGGAGAGCGTCGCGGGGGCTCCCGTTGAGCCATCCTCTAGCAAGCACCAGCATCTCCCTGGGAAGAGACAGTCCTTCCTTCTCGTATCTCCCTCACCAAAAAGCACCGGCGCCCAGGATGGGGCCAGCGATGCTGTAGGTGCCACAGAGAGGGGCAAAAGCCCCGAGTTAGTCCTCAGCATCGAAACAAAGGGACAGGCTGCCCCTGAGGAAGAGCCGAAATATGAGAATGTGATCAGCGGCGGTGCCGATTTGTCCACCGGCTCCGccaaggagctgctggctgcccctGCGGCCACCTGA